The nucleotide window cccccaatgcTAACTAGGCTAACTAAATCCTTATATATGTAAGTTATCTATAACATTGTCTTCAAGTGAGTAAAGTCAGTGAACCAAAATGTCAGAGGCTCACTGAGCAGAGTGTGTGGCTCTAAGGTAAGACTCAGGGCCCAGGCAAGCTGgtcttctgatcttttcttccaAACAAAAGTTGTCACAGCAATCTTATAAATCAGTCTTCTTCCTGTCATTTCCCAAAGTGAGAAAAGGAACAACTCTCAGCATATTTTAAGAGTTTCCTTTCACCTCACAAGCAGGGTTATGATCAGAGAGAGGGCAGAACTGGCAAATTCCCTCAAAAGTCAAGGAATTAACTGATTCAGAATTCTTTCTGCCCTTTCCCCTTCAAAATTCCAAGCTTTGCACGCAATTTTCTGCATATACCTCTCTGCATTCCTGGAGACAAACTTCTAAGTACTTTAACTTAGCAAGCTTATCTTATCAAACTATATCTTTTATAATCTTATTCTTATACATCCAAGGgaatattaagaaattttaagatttacacatGGAAGTAATCTCATAGCTGATTCTGTCTCACCTCTCCCTGACCTGGAATTGTGTCACCCATACCCATCTGGGAAAACTGTTCAGGTGGGTTTTCCTTCCACTCTCTGCCTCTCTAGGGTGGATCTCCTATTGGGGATATTTTTCTCAGCAGGAGGCAGGATTAGAAGCAGTTTACAGTCATGAGGATGGGAAAAGTTCTCCTATGCTAAGTCCCAGATCCAGAATCTGCCTGTTGCCTGGTTCACCTGTAAAATAACTTTGCATTGTGTAATGGAACCTTGGGGGCTCCATTTCATGCTCCTGaaatctgagatcaaatccatgTTAGAGAATCTCAGACATGTGTTACAGaaaaaagagtggttgccataaactgtgactgtgaaaatcTGTAAATGACCAAACTATAAGGTTTTGGccacactggtaaagataatttttagtgtcttgattttatattaaaaataaagtggtcgccatgggaaaaattcccaaatatgaaatacccaaatcagctgggttttatggagattttaattaatacaaatgaaggaattaaagaaaaaggagaggtaataagagaaatatagtatgaagggccagagccttaagagagactagtcagtcttttctcactcaccacaagatcttgttccaagcaagattctagtgttcagagagaccctccagttcagctcaggaagctgacccaagttcagccactgagagagagagacagagagagagagagagagagagagagagagagagagagagagagcgccagagagagagagagcgcccaGCTCTCAGCTCCTGagctgacctccaattcagctttggcaagctgaacttCCTCAGAGGCCCCagctctttccttttaaagaaaatttttctcttgtcacctcccctaaattttcacatctaccaatcacaatagacactttccaaaggactgaccattcttaattaacatcttgttatcaccttctctgggtagactaaaacctcacacctcttgctcagcttgcttgaccttttagtgattagtttgaccttcataggtacttaagCACCTTTTTGAATTAGATcaaaaaatagacccagcttaagggttttagctttactttaagtatgggctgggtacctttccattgttcagtaaggagttttacaactttatctttccctaaagtatgcttaagtatgggtggagtaatgttagaagtccccacattcctgatcaagtatcttcattgtttaaaatgagtttagcttaatcaaatcttctcaaatagagtctgagaatttttaagattcacaagtctgagaaattttaagatttacacatGGAAGTAATCTCATAGCTGATTCTGTCTCACCTCTCCCTAACCTGGAATTGTCGCCCATACCCATCTGGGAAAACTGTTCAGGTGGGTTTTCCTTCCACTCTCTGCCTCTTTAGGGTGGATCTCCTATTGgggatatttttctctttaaccaGGATAAACTTGTAGCTCACAACTCCTAGGTTTCCCCAGCAGAGCAGGGTTGTCCTTAGTCTTCCTTCCTATAGCCCTAAGCCTCCAGCAGAAAGGGGGTGAGAAAGGGAGgtaagggaagaagcatttataacAGCCTGCTCTTGGCCAGGGTCTCTGCAAAGGGATTTCTCTGTGATATTATAAcacttcttcctcaccttcatcttcctaattcagtgacacaattatccccatttaacagataaggaaatagaaatttGATTAAGTGGCTTGTTCTAAAGCACCCACAAAGAAGCTGTTTATGGCCAGATGTAAACTGAGGCCTTCCTGCCTCTCAGCCCAGTTCCCTGTCTCCTCCCCTTCTAGCTGACTCTCATTTCCAGATAGCAGAAAACTATGGACAGAGCCCAGCCTTCTTCAAAGAAAATGTCCCAGAGCCAAACTTTCTGGTTACTGATTAGCTCCCACCCTTCACCATCCTCATCTCTCCATACTAAATGCTGTGGAGACTCTCTTTCAGGAAGCCCTGTAAGCCTCCTGAAGACACTACGTGCACCCCTCTGTAATTGTCAGGATGAATGGACTGGCTGAGATagcatttgtaaaccttaaaatttcttagacttataaatgttggaaatttcaccattgggaaatttcatacttgaaaaatttcctactgatagtctattggaatgtgaacgcCCCCttgcatgggagggtccttctcctccctacttaagattactttaggacagaaaccttttgctgaacaatggaaagggctttgacctatgcttaagcatagaacaggaagttctttgagtcatgattgattttagaattgatacaatagagatacttggaatgacagaaccaggtcttggaacttccaatctccaccctactcagggtaacaggatttaggaagggctgcagcaaaggatcaagatttaattatttgagaatatgaccttcaacagacatgtgcaaagccacagacctctgggaggtcctgggttaagctagagccaccattggcacagggaagacatggacagtgattggtagatgtgagaactgaggggagggaacttggatggtttccttaaagatagcggggtctgaggactaggggggtgggagaggttttgctctgagaggctgtgctctgagaagcttgctctgaaggaagctggaggtggaggcccctgagactgtttctccattttggtcacgtgagtgatagggactgatctcttttctttgcctcagctatctaagggcttgggccttttggcccagcctaaacagagggggtattgaagccctattcccttctctcccctttctctctccctctctctctctatctctaatacctttcttcctcctgtttgtaattaaactccataaaaggttgactgctgacttgagttttcattaaggaattacatagctgaattccttggcgaccttaaattaatatatatcagtcttttaaagtgatttccttgtcacacattgGATTCAACCAGGTTTTGTTCCCCAGGAAAAGAGGCAAAGAATTCCCGAGAGAACAGTACACAAGGTTCAGAGAGGGGTCAGGGAGGGAGAAGCAGGCAGGGACACAGGACAAAAACTGATCTTCTTGAGGTCTTGGTGTCTGGGACTTCAGACTGACCCAGAATGCTGACTCTCTGACATAGTTTGGAAGTTCAGGAGTTTCTGCCAGAATGGACAAAAACACAATGGGGTGGGGAGCTGTTGCTCATTCCAGGTCCCCCAACAGGGTAACAGGCACATTCTACCATGGGCTCCTGCATCATAGACACTGGTGGGTAAGGGCAGACGCCTGTGGGAAACCCAATGGAGAGATTCTCTGAATGGAATCATTGGACTCTCCCACCTTTCCCCAAAGAGAACTCAGTGACGAACTCTCCATCCTCCTCCCTGACCAATTCCCCCATACCTAGGGCTTCCAGCTCCCACAGATGTGCTCTCTTCATTGCAGCAGAGGGAAGCTCCATGGATGCTAGAGCAGAAAGGCCTGAATATTTGATACACAGATGAGGGAGGGGAAAAGTTCAGAGGTGTAGGAGAGTTGGGGTGGCTAGAGGCTTCTGGGTGCTCTAGTGAAAGCAGGGCTAGATCTGGggacaggaagacctgacttgGAATCCTTTTTTAAACGTTTTTAGCAGGGGATTCCTGGGTAAATCACCGAATCCCTGAGCTCGTTACCCCATTTATAAGATGAGTCTGTTGGACTCAATTTCGTATTGTCCCTTTTCAGGGAATCACTCTGTGACCCTCTAACAAGTCAGTGTTTGGGTCTGAAGGGCCTGGAAGTCTCCTGCAGTTGCCAGAAAGGTTGTGCTTATCCCCTCTGAGCTCTTTGGTATCAGGAAACCTGTATTGAAGGCTTGTTCTGTGCCAGGTCCTGGGCTAAATTACAGAGTACATAAAGGGCTGCAGTGAACATCCCCTGTGCTCATGGGGCTCACCCTCTGCTGGAGCAGACAGTAAGCTGACAGTTCTGTAGAAATCCTTTAGATTTCAACTCTAGGGTAGTCCCAAGAGAGAAGGCTCTTAAGGGGAGAACTAGAGAGGTCTAATGCAGGGAGGTAGCCTGGGGCTTCAGGAAGAGCCAGACTGAGAATTCTTGGGGAAAGGATAGAGAGAACAAGGGAAAGGCACTGGCACAACTCATTGCAAATGGCCATCTCTAGTAGTTTTTCCCTGCACTCCAGGACAGACATTGGACAGTATCTAAGGGGGATGAAGAGATCAAGTGAGAGTGTTTGGAGCATTAGGGAGGAATGATTTATTAGTTTATTAGGTGCCTATCATTTAAGGAGCTGATAGCAAGTGTCTGTAGAGATAAGATACTGTAGGGTACCATTTAAAATTGTGAATCTAGATTGGACAAGTCtgcaaaaatgaattaaaatgaagtATCCCTTAAATTCACATGTTTTCCTACCAGAATGATTATATTTGGCCTTGTATAGGTAGCACAGACCTTAATGAAAAATAACCTTAAAATTTGATATGTAAGTAATGTGTTTAGAAAATGttgaacaaaatgtaaaataaataattttgactacatcaaactaaaaagcttttgtacaaacaaaaccaatataactaaaatcagaagggaaacaacaaactgggaaaaaatcttcatagaaacctctgacaaaagtttaattactcatatttataatgagctaaatcaattgtacaaaaaatcaagccattctccaattgataaatgggcaagggacatggataggcagttctcagataaagaaatcaaaactattaacaagcacatgaagaagtgctctacatctcttataatcagagagatgcaaatcaaaacaactctgaggtatcacctcacacctagcagattggctaacattacagcaaaggaaagtaatgaatgctggaggggatgtggcaaagtagggacattgattcattgctggtggagttgtgaattgatccaaccattctggagggcaatttggaactatgcccaaagggcgacaaaagaatatctaccctttgacccagccatagcactgctgggtctgtaccccaaagagataatggacacaaagacttgtacaagaatattcatagctgcgctctttgtggtggcccaaaactggaaaacgaggggatgcccatcaattggggaatggctgaacaaactgtggtatatgttggtgatggagtactattgtgctaaaaggaataataaagtggagaagttccatggagactggaacaacctccaggaagtgatgcagagcgagaggagcagaaccaggagaacattgtacacagagactaatacactgtggtataatcgaacgtaatggacttctccattagtggcggtgtaatgtccctgaacaacttgcagggatccaggagaaaaaaacaccattcataagcaaaggataaactatgggagtggaaacactgaggaaaagcaactgcctgaatacagaggttgaggggacatgacagaggacagactctaaatgaacactctagtgcaaatactatcaacaaagcaatgggttcaaatcaagaaaacatctaatgcccagtggacttacgcgtcggctatggggggtgggagggaggaaaagaaaatgatctttaacgaataatgcttggaaatgatcaaataaaatatatttaaaaaaaaaaaagaagtcttctAACTCATGCAGATGACACTTGCTGATGGTATTAgataaatgctacttattatcTTAAGAAAAGGCTTATGAATGGCTTTTAAATTCTGAAAATGGATTGTTTTTTATCCAAGAGGCAAGGAGTTACAAGAACTTCCTGTgcaggaaaatgaaatggcacagactgtgctttaagaatatcaatGTTATAATAACCACCCTTGACCCTAAAGAAGGGAtaagaaatttgttttctttccctctttgaaGACTACAGATGGATTGGTTGATCTGCAGAActtatccccacccccacccccattctttatcgtttgttttttgttgttgttaaccAAGGATCTAGGGAGGAAACTGAACTCCAAATTCAGGCTGGCTACTGCCCGGAAACTTGGTCCTCCTTTTCCAAAACCACTTGCTGTTGCTCAGTGAGCCAGCTACAGGCAGGGCTGGGATGGAGGAAACCTCCCTGATATTCCAGGGCTCATCAACGAATCATCTACCCCAACCCTAGTGGTTTTAGATAATGAATAtgtataattttaagaaaaactccatttgttttctctcttataTTTTAAAGAGGATGTTACATTTTGtcaagggctttttctgcatcaattgagataatcatgttttctgttggttttattgttgatgtggtcaattatggtgatccttgtgatatatcgttgtaatttccttcctagtgttttatttgatatttttgcatcaatattcattagggaaattgaagtatatgtttttttattcttttttcttctttttttcccttttacttctttttctctctttctggtctaggtatcagcaccatatttttaaaataaaatgaatttgataaagcactccttctttggctatttttcaaaatagtttgTGTGATGttgagattaattgttctttggatgtctggtagaattcacttgtgattccGCATAGccttggagatttttttcttggggagttctttgatggcttattcaaattccttttatgaggTGGGGTTATTTGGTTCTggttcctcttctgttaatctgggcaatttaaatattttaaatattcatccatttcacataAGCTGTCAGATTTATCGGCATAAtcaattgaggaaaataattaatgattgctttaatttactcttcatgggtggttaattttcctttttcattttgccactaataatttggttttctttcttttttgtaaaatccAAATTAAGcaatggattatttttttttttatcataaaaccAATTCTTAGTCTGATTAGTtaaatggttttcttattttccatttcattaaacTCTACTttgattttaaggaaaaaaaaagaaaatgttgaaatAAGTATAATTGTATAAGTTCTGTTACACTAGTCTCTGTCCCATCAGGCCAAAGTGTCAAACTGAGAGATGCATAACTTTCTATCAGATAATTTGGTAATGCATTCAACTGAATAGAAATAATTTAGCTGTCAGTAATATTCTCATACTTCAAATTCACAACATCATTtgttatcatttaatttttcttcatagaTTTGGACAAAAcaactttactttttaaataatttctatagaGTTAAGACATTATTACCTTACTGAATTAGCTCCTCATTAGATTTAGATGGCATTATATGATTTAAGCATTTGATACTGTTATTAGAATCATTAGAATATTAGGTGTTTAGTTGGACATTGTTTTAAAGCAAACGATAATTGTTTCTAACTTTTAACTTTGGTTGTATTAGCtttgttttgagaaaaaaattttgaatttaacaTACTAAATATGAACTATGTTACATCTAttgttatctatttctattttggtCACAAATTTCCCCCTTGTCAATAAATTGATCAAAAACGTAAACTATCATTGCTACCTTTATTTAGGGTATTGCACTTTGAAtataaatcatatgcccatttgcACCTAATCTTAAAGCAAGTTCAGAGTTCTATGCGAAAATCCACAATTTCTCTTCTGTAGAGCAAAAGTGGAGCTCCCTATGAATGCCTTACcgcattgcttgcattcataaggtttcgtCCCAGTTCAAATTTTCTGATGTTGAGATATACATTAGAGttttttgaatatcatcttaCATTAATTTCATATGTTATTcatgtgtggattctctgatgtacagcaagattggagctctgactgaatgtttttccacactgcttacattcataaggtttctccccagtgtggattctctgatgtactgCAAGAtgggagctctgactgaatgtctttccacactgcttgcattcataaggtttcttccccgtgtgaattctctgatgcacAACAAGATTGGAGCTCTGactaaatgtctttccacactgcttgcaaaCATAAGGgttctcaccagtgtggattctctgatgtacagcaagtttAGAACTccaactgaatgtctttccacattgcttgcatttataaggtttcaaaccagtgtggattctctgatgtaaagCAAGTCGGGAGCTCCaactgaaagtctttccacattgcttgcattcataaggtttcactccagtgtggattctccgATGGTGAGCAAGAGTGGAGCTAGAAGTGAATTTccttccacattgcttgcattcataaggtttttccttACTGTGAGTTCTCAGATGTGAAGTAAGACCAGAGCTCCGATTGAATGTCttcccacattgcttgcattcatacgGTTTCTTTCCGGTGTGGACTCTCTCATGTACAATAAAATTGGAGCTCCgactaaaagcctttccacattgcttgcattcataaggtttttccccagtgtgaattctctgatgtacagcaagtttAGAgttctgactgaatgtctttccacattgcttgcattcataaggtttctcacctgtgtggattctctgatgtaaaaCAAGTCGGGAGCTccaactgaatgtctttccacattgcttgcattcataaggttttgctccactgtggattctctgatgtccaaCAAGACTGACACTGtacataaaagtctttccacactgattataTTCATGGGACATTTCCACTGAGTTCATTCTTTGATGTTCAGGGAGGGATGAATTTTGTAATTCAACACAGGATTCTCTCCAAGCTAAATTATCCAGATCATCACTCATGAATTTTTGTTTCTCAGGTTCTTCCACAGAAAATCTCACTTCTGTTGTAGTCACTTTCATTTCAGGTATGATCTCaccttttaaaagaaagaagtgtTAAAACACATGCATAGTCACATATACATGCAATTACATAGTCACATGTACACACATGAATAACCTTATCACTTTTGCTCCactgtgtgaagattggattttccCTCTAGGGAAAATGATCAAGCATATGCTGCTaaaaagctagcagccatagaagggcctgaattaattttaacattaacaatcactgatgacttaaatttattactttcctataatgaaaaggaagtagaaaaatggaaggaaaaattcaaagcaaaataaattaatggagtgtgggtgtcatctgaaggaaactcctgctccctagaagtttctatcacaaaatttgccaatctattcataaaaatgatcactttggcacccagggcattgtggactctattaagagagtatggatagcccctggtataactactataacCTCTAAAGTGTGCAAaacctgctctacctgccaagcatataaccaacatgccttttgtggcaaagccgttggtgggcatcctctggcttacacaccttttgagcatcatcagatagatttcataacaatgctaaaggccggacattataaattttgtcaagccatagtagatcaactgatcagatggccggaagcatttcctgtgacccgagccaTAGCAGCTTTTgatgctaaggtgcttttaaaagaaattattcctcactttggtctGCCAGTACATATAGATTcatcagatagaggaagtcattttactgattctgtcctcaATCAGATATAtccttgcttggggataactcccaaattcatgttccatatcatccccagagctcaggttaagttgaaagaatgaacaaagaacttaaaaatatgattggaaaattatgcactgagacacatttaaaatggcctgaaattctccctctggccctatttcaTCTTAGAAGtgggcctagaggagacctacacatctcaccatttgagatgctttttggacatccaacTGTACAAActaaacctttctcccctgcatatacatcactatattagggggagatactactattgcttcctatattgtgaatcttaaaatttctcagactctaccttggaacatttggttaaggctattccccattttaaacaattaaggtacttggtcaggaatgtattgggaactttaacattactccccccatacttaggcatacttaggggaagataaagttgtaaaactccttactgaacaatgaaaaagtccctaactcatacttatagtgaggccaaaaccttaagctagatctattttagatctaatacaaaagggtgctaagtacctatgaaggtcaaattaatcactaaaaggtcaagcaacttacaaagggcaagcttagcaaagaggtgtgaagttttagtctcactcagatgtgaattaagaatggtcagtcctgtggaaagcatctactgtgattggtagatgtgaaaatttaggggaggtgacataggagaaaattctctttaaaaggaggtcaggagctCAGAGTGAGGCCTCTGAACTGAGTTGagttggaagctgaattggagggtttctctgaacactagagcttgcttggaacgatcttgtggtgagtgattaagaactgactagtctctcttaaggcctaggccatttcctactatttcctcttactctgtctctctcccttcccttaattccttcattcatattaattaaaatctccataaaacccagctgacttgggtatttcatatttaggattttttcccatggtgaccacttattttttgatataaaaccaagacactaaaattatctttacagttacGCCAATTCACAGTCTGGAaacccatatttttgtggtcacaataTAGAGGAATTACAGCACCaactgtgtgaactccatgaatccagaactgcagtacaagccggaccactagatttttcacttcatgacctgaacccaggagacaaggtgtatattaagaatttccagcatactgcaGCAACCCAGCCtccctgggaagggccattccaaatattgttaactactccaacatctataaagattggagagaaggtctcttggattcattgctcacatgtgaa belongs to Monodelphis domestica isolate mMonDom1 chromosome 8, mMonDom1.pri, whole genome shotgun sequence and includes:
- the LOC130455845 gene encoding zinc finger protein 664-like isoform X2; its protein translation is MERFYEWNLWTPPPFPKKNSVLNFSPSSFLTNPPYPGLLAPPEDVISYLEQREAPWMLEQEGLRSCCPGEIIPEMKVTTTEVRFSVEEPEKQKFMSDDLDNLAWRESCVELQNSSLPEHQRMNSVEMSHEYNQCGKTFMYSVSLVGHQRIHSGAKPYECKQCGKTFSWSSRLVLHQRIHTGEKPYECKQCGKTFSQNSKLAVHQRIHTGEKPYECKQCGKAFSRSSNFIVHERVHTGKKPYECKQCGKTFNRSSGLTSHLRTHSKEKPYECKQCGRKFTSSSTLAHHRRIHTGVKPYECKQCGKTFSWSSRLALHQRIHTGLKPYKCKQCGKTFSWSSKLAVHQRIHTGENPYVCKQCGKTFSQSSNLVVHQRIHTGKKPYECKQCGKTFSQSSHLAVHQRIHTGEKPYECKQCGKTFSQSSNLAVHQRIHT
- the LOC130455845 gene encoding zinc finger protein 383-like isoform X1, yielding MEAVTFKDVAVDFTREEWRLLAPPQKELYKEVVLENIRNLLSVGLLAPPEDVISYLEQREAPWMLEQEGLRSCCPGEIIPEMKVTTTEVRFSVEEPEKQKFMSDDLDNLAWRESCVELQNSSLPEHQRMNSVEMSHEYNQCGKTFMYSVSLVGHQRIHSGAKPYECKQCGKTFSWSSRLVLHQRIHTGEKPYECKQCGKTFSQNSKLAVHQRIHTGEKPYECKQCGKAFSRSSNFIVHERVHTGKKPYECKQCGKTFNRSSGLTSHLRTHSKEKPYECKQCGRKFTSSSTLAHHRRIHTGVKPYECKQCGKTFSWSSRLALHQRIHTGLKPYKCKQCGKTFSWSSKLAVHQRIHTGENPYVCKQCGKTFSQSSNLVVHQRIHTGKKPYECKQCGKTFSQSSHLAVHQRIHTGEKPYECKQCGKTFSQSSNLAVHQRIHT